The Phytohabitans houttuyneae genome has a segment encoding these proteins:
- a CDS encoding MFS transporter, whose amino-acid sequence MTAARPAPPLSRNRDYQLLWVGQALSLFGFHGYAIAVPLLVLAATGSAAASGLVLGTIAAAQMVAGLPAGALADRWHRKAIMLSCEAAQALAAASVVAAVWFDAIHIGHLLAVAVVIGACAALFDPAEDASLPTVVTEEQLPAAVSMNAVRGLLGHVAGTAVGGALFAVGRVLPFVVDALTHAVAFVALSFVRLPRPAPVPRERRHLGREIAEGVAWVWRQPAIRVTALCALVLNLFFSAFYVVVLVLARDGGVSAGGIGVMAAMLGVGGVVGALAAPYLNRVLRPHVSVIAVFWVLTALTPLAAVLHGGPMLGALFFAMALLPPTANAAVMTRQLLLTPDRLRGRLTSVLGLAMGASAAAGPAMGGLLAQALPGAGAVLVCAAGMAVATVAVTVNRALRTISTPVVDHNPTEGKPDMDDDATYEVLRNDEDQYSLWPLGHEVPAGWSRVGKEGTRDECSAYVDEVWTDMRPRSLRERMGADTQP is encoded by the coding sequence ATGACCGCCGCCCGTCCCGCGCCGCCGCTGTCCCGCAACCGCGACTACCAGTTGCTGTGGGTGGGGCAGGCGCTGTCGCTGTTCGGATTCCACGGGTACGCGATAGCGGTTCCGCTGCTCGTGCTCGCGGCCACCGGCTCGGCGGCCGCGTCCGGCCTCGTGCTCGGCACCATCGCCGCCGCCCAGATGGTCGCCGGGTTGCCCGCCGGCGCGCTGGCCGACCGCTGGCACCGCAAGGCGATCATGCTGAGCTGCGAGGCCGCGCAGGCGCTCGCGGCGGCCAGTGTGGTGGCGGCGGTCTGGTTCGACGCGATCCACATCGGTCACCTGCTGGCCGTCGCGGTCGTCATCGGGGCCTGCGCGGCGCTGTTCGACCCCGCCGAGGACGCCTCGCTGCCCACCGTCGTTACCGAGGAGCAACTGCCGGCGGCCGTGTCGATGAATGCCGTGCGGGGGCTGCTCGGCCACGTCGCCGGCACCGCGGTCGGCGGCGCGCTGTTCGCGGTCGGCCGGGTCCTGCCATTCGTGGTGGACGCGCTCACCCACGCGGTCGCGTTCGTGGCGCTCTCCTTCGTCCGGCTGCCCCGCCCCGCGCCGGTACCGCGTGAGCGCCGCCACCTCGGCCGGGAAATCGCCGAAGGCGTCGCCTGGGTGTGGCGGCAACCGGCGATCCGGGTCACCGCCCTGTGCGCGCTGGTGCTCAACCTCTTCTTCAGCGCGTTCTACGTCGTCGTGCTCGTGCTCGCCCGCGACGGAGGCGTTTCCGCCGGCGGCATCGGCGTGATGGCCGCGATGCTCGGCGTCGGCGGCGTGGTCGGCGCGCTCGCGGCGCCGTACCTGAACCGGGTTCTGCGCCCGCACGTCTCCGTGATCGCGGTGTTCTGGGTGCTCACCGCCCTCACCCCGCTGGCCGCCGTGCTGCACGGCGGGCCGATGCTCGGTGCGCTGTTCTTCGCCATGGCGCTGCTGCCGCCCACCGCCAACGCGGCGGTGATGACGCGCCAGCTCCTGCTCACCCCGGACCGCCTGCGTGGCCGGCTCACGTCCGTGCTCGGGCTGGCCATGGGTGCCTCCGCCGCGGCCGGGCCGGCCATGGGTGGCCTGCTCGCCCAGGCGCTGCCCGGCGCCGGGGCCGTGCTGGTCTGCGCGGCCGGCATGGCGGTCGCCACTGTGGCGGTCACCGTCAACCGCGCGCTCCGAACGATCTCCACCCCCGTTGTCGATCACAACCCAACCGAAGGGAAGCCAGACATGGATGACGACGCGACCTACGAGGTACTCCGCAACGACGAGGACCAGTACTCGCTGTGGCCGCTGGGCCACGAGGTACCGGCCGGCTGGAGCCGCGTCGGCAAGGAGGGCACCCGCGACGAGTGCAGCGCGTACGTGGACGAGGTGTGGACCGACATGCGGCCGCGCAGCCTGCGCGAGCGCATGGGGGCCGACACCCAGCCCTGA
- a CDS encoding glycoside hydrolase family 5 protein: protein MNLLVANGITPILDLHWTWGAYTNSPDWHCKDEHATCQKPMPDARYAPQFWTGVANMFKGNDAVVFDLFNEPYPDMPAEWNKTLGWQCLRDGGTCTGLPYEAAGMQDLVDAVRATGATNLLMVSGLEWTNDMREWLTYKPNDPLNNIAASWHAYSFNACANESCWDTQIAPLAQQVPVVLGEFGQDNCGFDYMQRLVNWADAHGIGYLAWTWNPWGCSTGAVLIKDWSGTPEAGVGEGFKAHLLTQNPYA from the coding sequence GTGAACCTGCTGGTCGCCAACGGCATCACCCCGATCCTCGACCTGCACTGGACCTGGGGCGCCTACACCAACAGCCCGGACTGGCACTGCAAGGACGAGCACGCCACCTGCCAGAAACCGATGCCGGACGCTCGATACGCCCCACAGTTCTGGACCGGCGTCGCCAACATGTTCAAAGGCAACGACGCCGTCGTATTCGACCTGTTCAACGAGCCGTACCCGGACATGCCCGCCGAATGGAACAAGACCCTGGGCTGGCAATGCCTGCGCGACGGCGGCACCTGCACCGGCCTCCCCTACGAGGCAGCCGGCATGCAGGACCTCGTCGACGCGGTCCGCGCCACCGGCGCCACCAACCTACTCATGGTCAGTGGCCTGGAATGGACCAACGACATGCGGGAATGGCTGACCTACAAGCCGAACGACCCGCTGAACAACATCGCCGCCTCCTGGCACGCCTACAGCTTCAACGCCTGCGCCAACGAGTCCTGCTGGGACACCCAGATCGCCCCGCTCGCCCAACAGGTACCCGTGGTTCTCGGCGAATTCGGCCAGGACAACTGCGGCTTCGACTACATGCAAAGACTGGTCAACTGGGCCGACGCCCACGGCATCGGATACCTGGCCTGGACCTGGAACCCATGGGGCTGTAGCACCGGCGCCGTACTCATCAAGGACTGGTCCGGCACGCCCGAGGCCGGCGTCGGCGAGGGCTTCAAGGCACACCTGCTCACTCAAAACCCGTACGCCTGA
- a CDS encoding cellulose-binding domain-containing protein has protein sequence MARAALIRSSTRPRVFGRLAHIGLVATVALLYPAALPGYFTYGFSWLLVLPASHPQARLCGVLTFVTRLIKDVGSAPVDPSRPRGDQMKHRHALLAAGAAGVLVLGGMATATLPASAAASGCSVTYTVQSQWPSGFSANVALTNLGSPVTSWTLTFAFPNASQKVTQGWSATWTQSGAQVSAASMGWNGSLGTGASTSIGFVGAWTGANPAPASFALNGTTCTGSVTSPTANPTSAPPSSPPVTTPPPSGPAPKLKVSGNKIVTTDGRAYRLLGVSRSSGEFACVQGKGLWDSGPVDQASVDAMKTWNIHTVRIP, from the coding sequence ATGGCGCGCGCCGCCCTGATCAGGTCCAGCACCAGGCCACGCGTCTTTGGCCGGCTTGCCCATATCGGGCTGGTCGCCACGGTTGCCCTCCTCTACCCCGCCGCTTTGCCAGGCTACTTTACTTACGGCTTCTCGTGGCTACTCGTGCTGCCTGCATCGCACCCGCAGGCTCGACTATGCGGTGTATTGACTTTCGTAACTAGGCTAATAAAGGATGTCGGCAGCGCTCCCGTCGATCCCTCACGACCACGAGGAGATCAGATGAAACATCGTCATGCATTGCTGGCTGCCGGTGCCGCCGGCGTGCTGGTACTGGGTGGCATGGCAACGGCTACCCTTCCCGCCTCAGCGGCCGCCTCCGGCTGCTCGGTCACGTACACGGTGCAAAGCCAGTGGCCGAGCGGGTTCAGCGCGAACGTGGCCCTCACCAACCTCGGCTCCCCCGTGACGAGCTGGACCCTGACGTTCGCCTTCCCGAACGCCAGCCAGAAGGTCACCCAAGGCTGGAGCGCGACCTGGACCCAGTCCGGCGCCCAGGTGTCCGCGGCCAGCATGGGCTGGAACGGGTCGCTGGGCACCGGCGCATCCACCTCCATCGGGTTCGTCGGCGCCTGGACTGGCGCCAACCCGGCACCGGCGTCCTTTGCGCTCAACGGCACCACATGCACGGGATCGGTGACATCGCCCACCGCGAACCCCACCTCCGCCCCGCCGAGCAGCCCGCCGGTCACGACGCCGCCGCCAAGCGGCCCCGCGCCCAAGCTCAAGGTGTCCGGCAACAAGATCGTCACCACTGACGGGCGGGCTTACCGGCTGCTGGGTGTCAGCCGGTCCAGCGGCGAGTTCGCCTGCGTGCAGGGCAAGGGCCTGTGGGATTCCGGGCCGGTCGATCAGGCCTCCGTCGATGCGATGAAGACCTGGAACATCCACACCGTTCGGATCCCCTGA
- a CDS encoding ROK family protein, which translates to MVRELMGDGLVVEAGRGAPTGGKPRTLVQLNPSARYSVGVQLERNTCVIVVVDLAGRQVARTSFQGVASLPPQQALPLLAAQVDALLTTAAVDRGKVLGVGLVSYGPQDRRAGVLLTPQPTDQWLDYPVAGRLAEGLGLPVLLDNDAAAAAIGEYWMGAVDPRSTYGCIYMATGIGGGVVVAGEVYRGSSSNSVEIGHISIDVNGAECPCGNVGCLENYAGPSALVREAVATPGLAQRLALDPSAADFLTEFARLAAAANAGDRDARDLIERSARYLGSAAVTMASLFDVDVIVLAGPSFAVAGSIYQAVIQQEVDRRMFARRAHPVRVVPSVNGSDAAAIGGAVLVLQSELTLGHARPEDGARPVPASTSTAP; encoded by the coding sequence GTGGTGCGCGAGCTGATGGGCGACGGCTTGGTCGTCGAGGCCGGCCGGGGTGCGCCGACCGGCGGAAAGCCACGCACGCTCGTGCAGCTCAACCCCTCGGCCCGCTACAGCGTCGGGGTCCAGCTCGAGCGCAACACGTGCGTCATCGTCGTCGTCGACCTGGCCGGTCGGCAGGTGGCCCGGACCTCGTTCCAGGGCGTGGCATCTCTGCCGCCGCAGCAGGCGCTGCCGCTGTTGGCGGCACAGGTGGACGCCCTGTTGACCACAGCGGCCGTCGATCGCGGCAAGGTGCTGGGGGTTGGCCTGGTCAGCTACGGTCCGCAGGACCGGCGCGCGGGTGTGCTGTTGACACCGCAGCCCACCGATCAGTGGCTCGACTATCCCGTCGCGGGGCGGCTGGCGGAAGGTCTTGGGCTGCCCGTCCTGCTCGACAACGACGCGGCGGCGGCCGCCATCGGCGAGTACTGGATGGGTGCGGTGGATCCGCGCAGCACCTACGGGTGCATCTACATGGCCACCGGGATCGGCGGTGGGGTCGTGGTCGCCGGTGAGGTGTATCGGGGCAGTTCGTCGAACAGCGTGGAGATCGGACATATCTCGATCGATGTCAACGGCGCGGAGTGCCCATGTGGCAACGTCGGCTGCCTGGAAAACTACGCCGGTCCCTCCGCTTTGGTACGGGAGGCGGTGGCGACACCGGGGCTTGCCCAGCGGCTGGCGCTCGATCCGTCTGCGGCGGACTTCCTCACCGAGTTCGCGCGGCTCGCGGCGGCCGCGAACGCCGGCGATCGGGACGCCCGGGACCTCATCGAGCGGTCGGCCCGCTACCTCGGTTCTGCCGCTGTCACCATGGCGAGCCTGTTCGATGTGGACGTGATCGTCCTGGCTGGGCCGAGCTTCGCGGTGGCGGGATCGATCTACCAGGCGGTGATCCAGCAGGAGGTGGACCGCCGCATGTTCGCCCGGCGGGCGCATCCGGTACGGGTGGTGCCGTCGGTCAACGGGTCGGATGCGGCGGCGATCGGCGGGGCGGTCCTGGTCCTGCAGAGCGAGCTGACTCTTGGCCATGCCCGCCCGGAGGACGGGGCACGGCCGGTTCCCGCCAGCACGAGCACGGCACCCTGA
- a CDS encoding ABC transporter ATP-binding protein, with translation MTTLDVADLVKDFRIRGGLRRTRLRAVDHVSFTLTPGRTVALVGESGSGKSTIARIIARLERPTSGQVTLRGADGVAVPNRAYRHHVQMVFQDPFASLNPFHTIAHHLARSLRLHGRTRTRAQTWSAVVDLLERVSLPAADIAHRRPHELSGGQRQRVAIARALAPGATVVVADEPVSMLDVSIRLDVLNLLARLQAEQDLAILYITHDLATARHFADDILVLYRGRVVERGRSDQVILDPRHPYTKLLAAASPDPAARGRSLDIDPVEVVKAGSAPPYEHR, from the coding sequence ATGACCACCCTGGACGTTGCCGACCTGGTCAAGGACTTCCGCATCCGCGGCGGGCTGCGCCGCACCCGCCTGCGCGCCGTGGACCACGTCTCGTTCACCCTCACCCCCGGCCGCACCGTGGCGCTGGTCGGCGAGTCAGGATCGGGTAAGTCCACGATCGCCAGAATCATCGCCCGCCTGGAGCGACCCACCAGCGGCCAGGTCACCCTGCGCGGAGCCGACGGCGTGGCGGTCCCCAACCGCGCCTACCGCCACCACGTGCAGATGGTGTTCCAGGACCCGTTCGCCTCGCTGAACCCGTTCCACACCATCGCCCACCACCTGGCCCGCTCGCTACGGCTCCATGGCCGCACCCGGACACGCGCGCAGACCTGGTCGGCGGTGGTGGACCTGCTCGAGCGGGTCAGCCTGCCGGCCGCAGACATCGCGCACCGCCGCCCGCACGAGCTTTCCGGCGGCCAGCGCCAACGGGTCGCGATCGCCCGCGCGCTGGCGCCCGGCGCGACCGTCGTGGTCGCGGACGAGCCCGTGTCCATGTTGGACGTCTCGATCCGGCTGGATGTGCTCAACCTGCTGGCCCGCCTGCAGGCCGAGCAAGACCTCGCCATCCTCTACATCACCCACGACCTGGCCACCGCCCGCCATTTCGCCGACGACATCCTGGTCCTCTACCGGGGGCGGGTCGTCGAACGCGGCCGGTCCGACCAGGTCATTCTGGACCCGCGCCACCCCTACACAAAGCTGCTGGCCGCGGCATCGCCCGATCCGGCCGCGCGAGGCAGGTCCTTGGACATCGACCCCGTCGAGGTGGTCAAGGCGGGCAGCGCCCCGCCGTACGAGCACCGGTAA
- a CDS encoding ATP-binding cassette domain-containing protein translates to MRQRVMIAMALLLEPQVVILDEPTTALDVVVQRGILQQILRLRGELGFAVLFITHDLPLLLEVADRIAIMLDGQIVEHASAEQIRDRPQHRYTRRLLHSFPSLTGESGAFVRSVGAP, encoded by the coding sequence ATGCGGCAACGGGTCATGATCGCCATGGCGTTGCTGCTCGAACCGCAGGTCGTGATCCTCGACGAGCCGACCACAGCACTGGACGTGGTCGTGCAGCGCGGCATCCTCCAGCAGATCCTCCGGCTGCGCGGCGAGCTCGGCTTCGCCGTCCTGTTCATCACCCATGACCTGCCGCTGCTGCTGGAGGTCGCCGACCGGATCGCCATCATGCTCGACGGCCAGATCGTCGAGCACGCGTCCGCCGAACAGATCCGGGACCGGCCACAGCACCGGTACACCCGGCGGCTGCTCCACTCCTTCCCCAGCCTGACCGGCGAGTCCGGGGCCTTCGTGCGCTCGGTGGGTGCGCCATGA
- a CDS encoding ABC transporter permease subunit, with protein MTNLSPDLLEPRPSAGWRNLVPRWSPKLAVGSALIVTITVLGLVGPLLVGDPDRIDNIGLTPPGGGHLLGTTQTGQDVLAQLAYATRGSLYIGLLVGVMATFLSALFGIVGAYVGGVVDEAFSLFSNVMLVIPGLPLVIVISAFVPPEQRGAWTIALVLAITGWAGSARVLRAQTLSVRGRDYVLAARVAGEKPWRVIGVEILPNLLPLLASQFVFAVIAAILSEAGLSFLGLGASSSSTLGTMLYYAQNGFALQRGAWWWFVPPGLVIALFGCGLALVNFSIDEIINPKLRDLRRRVGAVARPATAPALSPGHDAVLTLRDLSVTYQGERPVRAVRDVSLTLRRGEILGLAGESGCGKTTLAYAVNRLHWPPAEVTAGSVTFHDRVDGDLDVLALTPSSCARSGGRSCPWSSREP; from the coding sequence ATGACCAACCTCAGCCCTGACCTGTTGGAGCCGCGGCCGAGCGCCGGCTGGCGCAACCTCGTGCCGCGCTGGTCACCGAAGCTCGCCGTCGGATCCGCGCTCATCGTCACCATCACCGTTCTTGGTCTGGTTGGGCCGCTGCTGGTCGGCGACCCAGACCGGATCGACAACATCGGTCTGACGCCGCCGGGCGGCGGACATCTGCTCGGCACCACCCAGACCGGTCAGGACGTGCTCGCCCAGCTCGCCTACGCCACCCGTGGCTCGCTCTACATCGGCTTGCTGGTCGGCGTCATGGCCACGTTCCTGTCGGCGCTGTTCGGCATCGTCGGCGCCTACGTCGGTGGCGTGGTCGATGAGGCGTTCTCGCTGTTCTCCAACGTGATGCTGGTGATTCCCGGCCTGCCCCTGGTGATCGTGATCTCCGCGTTCGTACCGCCGGAGCAGCGTGGTGCCTGGACAATCGCGCTGGTGCTGGCGATCACCGGTTGGGCCGGGTCGGCCCGGGTGCTGCGCGCGCAGACCCTGTCCGTGCGAGGTCGGGACTATGTGCTGGCCGCCCGGGTTGCTGGGGAGAAACCGTGGCGGGTCATCGGCGTGGAGATCCTGCCGAACCTGTTGCCGCTGCTGGCTTCCCAGTTCGTGTTCGCGGTCATCGCGGCGATCCTCAGCGAGGCCGGCCTGTCGTTCCTGGGGCTGGGCGCCTCGTCGTCCTCGACCCTCGGCACGATGCTCTACTACGCGCAGAACGGCTTCGCCCTACAGCGCGGAGCCTGGTGGTGGTTCGTGCCGCCCGGGCTCGTCATCGCCCTGTTCGGCTGCGGTCTGGCCCTGGTCAACTTCAGTATCGACGAGATCATCAACCCGAAGCTGCGGGATCTGCGCCGCCGCGTGGGAGCCGTGGCCCGACCCGCCACCGCCCCCGCGCTGAGCCCCGGCCACGACGCGGTCCTCACCCTGCGGGACCTGTCTGTGACGTACCAGGGCGAACGGCCGGTGCGCGCGGTGCGGGACGTCTCGCTCACGTTGCGGCGGGGTGAGATTCTCGGCCTGGCCGGCGAGTCGGGCTGCGGCAAGACCACCCTCGCGTACGCGGTCAACCGGCTGCACTGGCCACCCGCCGAGGTCACCGCCGGGTCCGTGACCTTCCACGACCGCGTCGACGGCGATCTCGACGTCCTTGCCCTGACCCCGAGCAGCTGCGCGCGTTCCGGTGGTCGAAGCTGTCCATGGTCTTCCAGGGAGCCATGA
- a CDS encoding ABC transporter permease, whose product MRYYLRKFAFYLVALWAAVTLNFFIPRMMPGDPVDILMAKLQQRGSGVDPSARRAYEVLLGTDSDEPLIRQYLSYLGNLVRGDFGISVSDFPTPVSTVIATSLPWTVALVGIATVLAVLAGTVLGAFVGWRRGTWLDSLVPATTVLAAVPYFWLALILVAVLGSALGWFPLLGGYDVVLTPGWNTEFLGSALYHGILPALTIVISSIGGWLLGTRNMMVSTMAEDYVLTARAKGLRERRIMIWYAARNAVLPSVAGFAISLGFVVAGSIVTEQVFAYPGIGSKLLQAVQNNDYALMQAIFLVITVAVLAANLAVDLLYGIIDPRTRSGG is encoded by the coding sequence ATGCGGTACTACCTGCGCAAGTTCGCCTTCTACCTGGTCGCCCTCTGGGCCGCGGTGACGCTGAACTTCTTCATCCCGCGGATGATGCCCGGCGACCCGGTGGACATCCTCATGGCGAAGCTGCAACAGCGCGGCAGCGGCGTCGACCCGTCCGCCCGCCGGGCGTACGAGGTGCTGCTCGGCACCGACTCGGACGAGCCGCTGATCCGCCAGTACCTGTCCTACCTGGGCAACCTGGTACGCGGCGACTTCGGGATCTCGGTCAGCGACTTCCCGACCCCGGTCTCCACGGTCATCGCCACCTCGCTGCCCTGGACCGTCGCACTGGTCGGCATCGCGACGGTCCTGGCGGTCCTGGCCGGGACCGTGCTGGGTGCATTCGTGGGGTGGCGGCGCGGCACGTGGCTGGACTCGCTGGTACCCGCCACCACCGTGCTCGCCGCGGTGCCGTACTTCTGGCTGGCGCTCATCCTGGTCGCCGTGCTCGGGTCGGCGCTGGGCTGGTTTCCCCTCCTCGGCGGCTACGACGTCGTCCTCACCCCCGGATGGAACACCGAGTTCCTCGGCTCCGCGCTCTACCACGGCATCCTGCCGGCGCTGACGATCGTGATCTCCTCGATCGGCGGCTGGCTGCTGGGCACGCGAAACATGATGGTCTCCACCATGGCCGAGGACTACGTACTCACCGCCCGGGCCAAAGGCCTGCGCGAGCGACGCATCATGATCTGGTACGCGGCGCGGAACGCGGTGCTGCCGTCGGTGGCCGGGTTCGCGATCTCCCTCGGCTTCGTCGTGGCCGGTTCGATCGTCACCGAGCAGGTCTTCGCCTACCCCGGCATCGGGTCGAAGCTGCTGCAGGCGGTGCAAAACAACGACTACGCCCTGATGCAGGCCATCTTCCTGGTCATCACGGTCGCGGTGCTCGCCGCCAACCTGGCCGTCGACCTGCTCTACGGCATCATCGACCCCCGTACCCGGTCCGGCGGCTGA
- a CDS encoding ABC transporter substrate-binding protein gives MTGYLANLIMTGARAHVVAHPRAAGQEDIVTVSKKPGAGPRAAAALMAALVVAAGCGSSDTSAGAETPTLVAYTGQSTDYQINFNPFAPTSIGGTGTIFQTLFFYNIVRDDEPTPRLGTQFAWNADGTQLSITLRDGVTWSDGEKFTADDVVFTLDMISKHKGMNSTGYAGRATAVDDTHVSITFEQPSFVDGPSVLGKTYIVPAHRWKDIADPAVAVVADPVGTGPYLLEEFKPQAYTLKANPSYFGGEPAVKKIRYLALSGNQSGATALKAGQIDWQTGPVPDVKDVEKNYPGYKSVITPVNQIALYTCSSAALGCQGPQTDPAVRQAIYHAIDRTQLNALAFEGTGSEVSPSFLLPDRDGELISGKLRQRTAPMQPDTVRAQQILEGAGYAKGSDGVYAKDGKPLSLTLKTVSGWTDYITAVNTIGQQLKQVGIKLTAQQLSWNEFVDAKDRGQYQLIIDSLYQGPAPDPYYLYSYFFSTAQTAKVGAKPGPNVSRFSDQQVDQALDALKRINPADAAARQPHLEAIQTRVEQAMPYIPVLTQGTINVYHDAKFTGWPSGGDLYAFPAVWAHPDNAEVFLRLKPAGK, from the coding sequence TTGACGGGTTACTTAGCCAACTTAATAATGACCGGAGCGCGGGCTCATGTCGTAGCGCACCCACGAGCAGCAGGTCAGGAGGACATCGTGACGGTGTCGAAGAAACCGGGCGCGGGTCCGCGCGCCGCAGCCGCCCTGATGGCCGCACTGGTCGTAGCCGCGGGGTGCGGATCGTCAGACACGTCGGCCGGAGCCGAGACTCCCACGCTGGTGGCGTACACCGGCCAGTCCACGGACTATCAGATCAATTTCAACCCGTTCGCGCCAACGAGCATCGGCGGGACAGGGACGATCTTCCAGACCCTGTTTTTCTACAACATCGTCCGCGACGACGAGCCGACGCCGCGGCTGGGCACGCAGTTCGCCTGGAACGCGGACGGCACCCAGCTCTCGATCACCCTACGGGACGGGGTGACGTGGTCCGACGGGGAGAAGTTCACCGCCGACGACGTCGTGTTCACCCTCGACATGATCAGCAAGCACAAGGGCATGAACAGCACCGGCTACGCCGGCCGGGCCACGGCGGTCGATGACACGCACGTGTCCATCACGTTCGAGCAACCGTCGTTTGTGGACGGCCCGTCGGTTCTGGGCAAGACATATATCGTGCCCGCGCACAGGTGGAAGGATATCGCCGATCCGGCGGTCGCCGTGGTTGCCGATCCGGTCGGCACCGGCCCGTACCTGTTGGAGGAGTTCAAGCCGCAGGCGTACACGCTGAAGGCGAACCCGTCCTACTTTGGCGGCGAGCCCGCGGTGAAGAAGATCCGCTACCTCGCGCTGTCCGGCAACCAGTCCGGAGCCACCGCACTCAAGGCCGGCCAGATCGACTGGCAGACCGGGCCGGTGCCGGATGTCAAGGATGTCGAGAAGAACTACCCCGGCTACAAGTCGGTGATCACGCCGGTGAACCAGATCGCGCTGTACACCTGCAGCAGCGCCGCTCTGGGCTGCCAGGGCCCACAGACCGACCCGGCCGTGCGTCAGGCGATCTACCACGCGATCGACCGGACCCAGCTCAACGCGCTCGCCTTCGAAGGCACCGGCAGCGAAGTCTCGCCCAGCTTCCTGCTACCGGACCGCGACGGTGAGCTCATCTCCGGCAAACTGCGGCAGCGGACCGCGCCTATGCAGCCGGATACGGTCAGGGCACAGCAGATTCTGGAGGGCGCCGGCTACGCCAAGGGCTCTGATGGCGTCTACGCCAAAGACGGCAAGCCGCTGTCGCTGACGTTGAAGACGGTCTCCGGCTGGACCGACTACATCACCGCGGTGAACACCATCGGCCAGCAGCTCAAGCAGGTCGGCATCAAGCTCACCGCGCAGCAGCTGTCCTGGAACGAGTTCGTCGACGCCAAGGACCGCGGCCAGTACCAGCTGATCATCGACTCGCTCTACCAGGGCCCCGCACCCGACCCCTACTACCTCTACAGCTACTTCTTCAGCACCGCGCAGACCGCCAAGGTCGGCGCCAAGCCGGGGCCGAACGTCAGCCGCTTCTCCGACCAGCAGGTCGACCAGGCACTGGACGCCCTCAAGCGAATCAACCCGGCCGACGCCGCCGCGCGGCAGCCGCACCTGGAAGCGATCCAGACCCGCGTCGAGCAGGCGATGCCGTACATCCCGGTCCTCACCCAGGGCACGATCAACGTCTACCACGACGCCAAGTTCACCGGCTGGCCGTCAGGGGGCGACCTGTACGCGTTCCCCGCGGTCTGGGCGCACCCCGACAACGCGGAGGTCTTCCTGCGGCTCAAACCAGCCGGCAAGTGA